A part of Larkinella insperata genomic DNA contains:
- a CDS encoding ABC transporter permease, whose amino-acid sequence MLTNYLKIAVRNLLRSKSFSAINILGLSVGMTCCMLLLLYIRSEVSYDKHHQHAHELYLMGQESRIGQSKSEVWPSVSAPYAFALKSEFPEIEQVSRLWANMIDGKALLQVREGGKALKSFYETSGYQVDSTFFDLFSYQFTEGSTRTALADRNSIVLSEDVARKLFGTTPALNRLVRISGTMGGGEDFRVTGVFRDESARSHIDARFFLPLYSGWVGNFLRNEKLDFASNNMFMTYLRLRPGADARQLEKKLPAFMDKYARNDLKVLGVSKKMFLVPVPSLHLYDDFTTAVTPTNTTTYLYILASIAVFTLLIACINFMNLSTARSAKRAAEVGIRKVMGAERGALVGQFLGESMVLALLALVIAVLTVLLLLPLFNQLTDKAMQLSELLELRIVAAFVGLAILTGLLAGSYPALYLSLFNPAQVLKAGASSGKVTNMLSATVLRRGLVVFQFVISVGLVLATFVIQEQMRFMRNKSLGFTQDQQIAIPFRSSEARNSYTAYRNEILGNNQVVSAAGTQYYPGIVNASDFMLYKPGQSVANAQDIKSNWVDYDYLQTMGFRLVAGRLFSRQFPGDTNNRMVVNEAALRSLQIPLNQAVGQKLNFDWQGQTYHYEIVGVLKDFHFENLHQTIQPYGFMLSSRPDYNYIIVHVNTANMEKVLGFLEQKWKALRPEEPFEHTFLNEDFQKNYQAEVRTSRIVSYFTAISILISCLGLFGLAAFAAQQRTKEIGVRKVLGASVANIVLLLSRDFLKLVLIAILIASPLSWWAMNQWLQDFAYKIAIPWWVFVLAGGLALLIAFITVSFQSIKAALMNPVKSLKTE is encoded by the coding sequence ATGCTGACGAACTATCTGAAAATCGCCGTCCGTAATCTGCTGAGGAGTAAGTCGTTCTCGGCCATCAACATCCTGGGGCTGTCGGTGGGCATGACGTGCTGCATGCTCCTGCTGCTGTATATCCGCAGCGAAGTGTCGTACGACAAGCACCACCAGCATGCCCATGAACTGTACCTGATGGGGCAGGAGTCCCGCATTGGACAGAGTAAAAGTGAGGTATGGCCTTCCGTATCGGCTCCCTACGCCTTTGCGCTGAAGTCCGAATTTCCGGAAATTGAACAGGTGAGTCGGCTGTGGGCCAATATGATCGACGGCAAGGCGCTGTTGCAGGTGCGCGAAGGGGGCAAAGCCCTCAAATCGTTCTACGAAACCAGTGGCTACCAGGTTGACTCCACTTTTTTTGACCTGTTTTCCTACCAATTTACGGAGGGGAGCACCCGCACGGCACTGGCTGACCGAAATTCAATCGTGCTATCGGAAGATGTGGCCCGGAAGCTATTCGGCACTACACCGGCCCTGAACAGACTGGTTCGGATCAGCGGCACAATGGGCGGAGGGGAGGATTTCAGGGTGACGGGGGTTTTTCGCGACGAAAGCGCCCGCTCGCACATCGACGCCCGGTTCTTTTTGCCCCTTTATTCCGGTTGGGTCGGTAACTTTCTACGGAACGAGAAGCTGGATTTTGCCAGCAACAACATGTTCATGACCTACCTGCGGCTGCGTCCGGGTGCCGACGCCCGGCAGTTGGAAAAGAAACTGCCCGCGTTCATGGATAAATACGCTCGTAATGACCTGAAAGTGTTGGGCGTCAGCAAAAAGATGTTCCTGGTTCCGGTACCCAGCCTGCATCTTTATGATGATTTTACAACCGCTGTAACGCCGACCAACACCACCACCTACCTGTATATTCTGGCGTCGATTGCCGTCTTTACCCTGCTGATTGCCTGCATCAATTTTATGAACCTTTCGACGGCCCGCTCCGCCAAACGGGCCGCCGAAGTCGGTATTCGGAAGGTGATGGGGGCCGAGCGGGGCGCTCTGGTGGGGCAGTTTCTGGGGGAATCAATGGTGCTGGCGTTGCTGGCGCTGGTGATTGCCGTCCTCACGGTCTTATTGCTGCTGCCCTTATTCAATCAGTTGACGGACAAGGCGATGCAATTGTCTGAACTTCTCGAACTGCGTATCGTTGCCGCTTTTGTTGGGCTGGCTATCCTAACGGGTCTGTTGGCCGGTAGTTACCCGGCGCTCTACCTGTCGTTGTTCAATCCGGCGCAGGTTTTGAAGGCGGGTGCCAGCAGCGGCAAGGTCACCAACATGCTGTCGGCTACGGTTCTGCGTCGGGGACTGGTGGTGTTTCAGTTCGTCATCTCGGTTGGGCTGGTGTTGGCGACGTTTGTCATTCAGGAACAGATGCGTTTCATGCGCAACAAGTCGCTGGGCTTTACCCAGGATCAGCAAATTGCCATTCCCTTCCGCAGCAGCGAAGCCCGCAATAGTTACACGGCCTACCGCAACGAAATTCTAGGCAACAATCAGGTGGTGTCAGCGGCCGGAACGCAGTACTACCCGGGCATTGTCAACGCCAGCGACTTCATGTTGTATAAACCCGGGCAGAGCGTCGCCAACGCCCAGGACATCAAAAGCAACTGGGTGGATTACGATTACCTGCAAACAATGGGCTTTCGACTCGTGGCCGGACGATTGTTCTCGCGCCAGTTTCCGGGGGACACCAATAACCGCATGGTCGTCAACGAAGCCGCCCTGCGGAGTCTACAGATTCCCCTCAACCAGGCCGTCGGCCAAAAGCTGAACTTCGACTGGCAGGGGCAAACGTACCACTACGAAATTGTGGGCGTACTGAAGGATTTTCATTTCGAGAATTTGCACCAGACCATCCAGCCTTACGGTTTTATGCTGAGCAGTAGGCCCGACTACAACTACATCATCGTGCACGTCAACACGGCCAACATGGAGAAGGTACTGGGTTTTCTCGAACAGAAATGGAAGGCACTACGCCCCGAAGAACCCTTTGAGCACACGTTCCTGAACGAAGATTTTCAGAAGAATTACCAGGCCGAAGTTCGCACATCACGCATTGTCAGCTACTTCACGGCTATTTCCATCCTGATTTCGTGTCTGGGTCTGTTTGGACTGGCGGCTTTTGCGGCCCAGCAGCGGACGAAGGAAATTGGCGTGCGCAAGGTGCTGGGCGCGTCGGTGGCTAACATCGTGCTGCTGCTTTCCAGGGATTTTCTGAAGCTGGTACTGATTGCCATCCTGATTGCCTCACCGTTGTCGTGGTGGGCCATGAATCAATGGCTGCAGGATTTTGCGTACAAAATTGCCATTCCCTGGTGGGTGTTTGTGTTGGCCGGTGGGCTGGCGCTTTTGATCGCATTCATTACCGTCAGTTTCCAGAGCATCAAAGCCGCCCTGATGAACCCGGTGAAAAGTTTAAAAACGGAATGA
- a CDS encoding ABC transporter permease → MKKAGRETSSPSRPSFFHLFLSTYMLRNYLKIAWRNLIKHPTTTGINIVGLTTGLATCLLIGLFIRNELSYDTYHAKSDRIYRVNIIRTTGAEVDRSGITPYPLAPAMRTDFADWPKIARIHADQDLTVLVSPEKVFSADNVVFAEPELLDLFDFTFLTGDGRAILSQPNQVILSETTARTYFGTVSPIGKTLRIGNDLTAVVKGVMQDIPAQSNLPASMLVSFSSMKTFFSFGIDEWGLRSGGSVFVALPAGRSPEDYADRLRQVEKKYFSGRDGDTSELVLQPLRDIHFNPTFEGTILTPAISPTYLYVFGAVGLFVLLIACVNFINMSTARAMTRAREVGVRKVIGATQGQLVAQFLSEAFWVTTFSAVLALLITYNVLPLVNDFMQKQIAFVWSESVLLLAVLALLTGLLAGLYPAFFLSRFQPVRVLKTAAEPGRGGVAWLRQGLVVFQFTISLVLAVGVLIVYQQMSFFRQKDLGFSQKAILSVGLPKQNDLNALRRSLQQVPGVEQVSLALGAPTSRNNFGTDIRLDPANPAKKVSIALKLADADYLNTYGLKLVAGRFFEHRDTLGMANSIPEEKRRYAFVVNENLVKTMGLAKPEQAVGRKIRLGLNDITAEIIGVVRDFHTSSLREPIVPMVMMNFPSFYYSAGLKLNTQDYARTLSAVETTWKKFYPDALFEAKFLDQSLQELYENEQRQFTLLRVFAGLALVICCLGLWGLASFIIERRTKEIGVRKVLGASVSSIVALLSRDFLKLVLVALVIATPIGWYAMESWLKEFSYRIEVEWWVFALVGTGAVLIAFLTVSFQSIKAALMNPVRSLKSE, encoded by the coding sequence ATGAAAAAGGCCGGGAGAGAAACGTCTTCGCCCTCCCGGCCTTCCTTCTTTCACCTGTTTCTTTCTACGTATATGCTTCGCAACTACCTGAAAATCGCCTGGCGCAACCTGATTAAACACCCGACAACAACGGGCATTAATATCGTTGGGTTGACCACGGGGCTGGCCACCTGTCTGCTGATTGGGCTGTTTATCCGCAACGAATTGAGTTACGATACCTACCACGCCAAGAGCGACCGGATTTACCGGGTCAATATCATTCGAACGACCGGTGCCGAAGTAGACCGGTCGGGCATTACACCGTATCCGCTGGCCCCAGCCATGCGAACCGACTTTGCGGACTGGCCGAAAATCGCCCGGATTCACGCCGATCAGGATTTGACCGTTCTGGTTTCGCCGGAAAAGGTATTTTCGGCCGACAACGTGGTTTTTGCCGAACCGGAACTGCTCGATCTCTTTGATTTTACGTTCCTTACCGGAGATGGCCGGGCCATTTTGAGTCAGCCCAACCAGGTCATTCTGAGCGAAACGACGGCCCGGACCTATTTCGGCACGGTTTCGCCCATTGGCAAGACCCTGCGCATCGGAAACGACCTGACGGCGGTGGTCAAGGGCGTGATGCAGGACATTCCGGCGCAGTCGAACCTGCCCGCCAGCATGCTGGTGTCGTTTTCGTCCATGAAAACCTTTTTCTCGTTCGGCATCGACGAGTGGGGTCTGCGTTCCGGCGGCAGTGTCTTTGTAGCCTTGCCCGCAGGGCGTTCGCCTGAAGACTACGCGGACCGGTTGCGGCAGGTTGAAAAGAAATACTTTTCCGGCCGGGATGGCGATACCAGCGAGCTGGTGCTGCAACCGTTGCGGGATATCCACTTCAACCCGACTTTTGAAGGAACGATTCTTACCCCGGCCATTTCGCCGACGTACCTCTACGTGTTCGGCGCGGTCGGTTTATTTGTGCTGCTGATTGCCTGCGTCAACTTCATTAATATGTCGACCGCCCGCGCCATGACGCGTGCCCGGGAAGTGGGCGTTCGGAAGGTGATTGGTGCGACGCAGGGGCAACTGGTGGCGCAGTTTCTGAGCGAAGCCTTCTGGGTAACGACTTTTTCGGCGGTGCTGGCATTGTTGATTACTTACAACGTCCTGCCGCTGGTTAACGACTTTATGCAGAAGCAGATTGCTTTTGTGTGGAGCGAGTCGGTGCTTCTGCTGGCGGTTCTGGCATTGCTGACCGGGCTGCTGGCGGGTTTATATCCGGCCTTTTTTCTGTCCCGGTTTCAGCCCGTCCGGGTCCTGAAAACCGCGGCTGAACCGGGGCGGGGCGGAGTCGCCTGGTTGCGGCAGGGGCTGGTGGTTTTTCAGTTTACGATTTCGCTGGTGCTGGCGGTAGGCGTTTTAATTGTGTACCAGCAAATGAGCTTCTTCCGGCAGAAAGATCTGGGATTCAGTCAAAAAGCCATTCTGTCCGTGGGCTTGCCCAAACAGAATGATCTGAACGCCCTGCGCCGGTCGTTGCAGCAGGTTCCGGGCGTTGAACAGGTCTCACTGGCACTGGGTGCCCCAACCTCCCGCAACAATTTCGGAACGGATATACGCCTTGATCCCGCCAATCCGGCTAAAAAAGTATCCATTGCCCTCAAACTGGCCGATGCCGATTACCTGAATACGTATGGATTGAAGCTGGTGGCCGGACGCTTCTTTGAACACCGGGATACGCTGGGAATGGCAAACAGCATTCCGGAGGAGAAACGGCGGTATGCCTTCGTGGTCAATGAAAATCTGGTAAAAACAATGGGGTTAGCGAAACCGGAGCAAGCCGTTGGTCGCAAAATCCGATTGGGTTTAAACGACATTACGGCCGAAATTATCGGGGTGGTTCGGGATTTTCACACCAGTTCGTTGCGCGAGCCGATCGTACCGATGGTGATGATGAACTTCCCGTCGTTCTATTATTCGGCGGGTCTGAAATTGAACACGCAGGATTACGCCCGGACGCTATCGGCGGTCGAAACCACCTGGAAGAAGTTTTACCCCGACGCTCTGTTCGAAGCCAAATTTCTGGACCAGAGTCTGCAGGAACTCTACGAGAACGAGCAACGGCAATTTACGCTCTTGCGGGTGTTTGCGGGGCTGGCGCTGGTGATTTGCTGCCTGGGCCTCTGGGGATTGGCCAGCTTCATCATCGAACGCCGGACGAAGGAAATTGGCGTGCGCAAGGTGCTGGGCGCGTCGGTCAGTAGTATTGTCGCGTTGTTGTCCAGGGATTTTCTCAAACTGGTGCTGGTCGCCCTGGTGATTGCCACACCGATTGGCTGGTACGCGATGGAAAGCTGGCTGAAGGAGTTCAGTTACCGCATTGAGGTAGAGTGGTGGGTGTTTGCGCTGGTGGGTACGGGCGCGGTTCTCATTGCCTTTCTGACGGTGAGCTTCCAGAGCATTAAAGCCGCCCTGATGAACCCGGTCAGGAGTTTAAAGTCCGAATAA
- a CDS encoding ABC transporter permease, whose translation MLQNYWKITVRTLLKNKVYALTNVLGLSVGMAACGLIALYIFNEWRVDRFHEKGNRIYRVVTNTVSAGTAERASNTVGRPLARAIRQEVPEVEAVVPVHWANFPIKHNNRYFFEKELYVGPDFLTTFTFPMLEGDAKTALSEPYTLVLTESTARKYFGSGPVVGKTLMLNDTLPFRVTGVMAEPQPSHLDFQVLLSLPTYYAQGNTVEGEWFTWDEFCYVLLSENADPALAERKIAALPMKHNGPEYRENGIQVTQSLEPVSRIYLHSTGIPDPGGANRTAGSAQQLQLLAAIGLFLLVLAGINFVNLTTAHQGERAKEVGVRKAIGAGYTALVGQFLSESILLAFLAGLLAVVMMLTALPFLNELTGKPIPAALLTQPATLLIGLGFLLLTGLLAGWYPALLLARFRPVDTMKGRLVTTRGAGLRRGLVVFQFGISLILIISTMVVIRQLRFMQGQSLGFDKERVLTVELRKLPRLDFIQNYESLKQQVAALPNIKSITGVSALPGRDGWSGQIVYPEGRPHGQTLSMEVIPVDHDYVKTLGLTVRSGRDYSRQFSTDAGQAVLLNEAACQAIGWKADEAVGKRIQTAGLSDGRVIGVLADFHQHGLREKIKPVLTFITPAYTYRYLSLRLGAGDVRASVAEVERFWRKRFPGYEFDYYFLDEDFNRQYKTEQQLSTLVGIFAGLAIFIACLGLFALTTFTAEKRTKEIGIRKVLGASVASIVTLLSKDFLKLVFVSILIASPVAWYVMSHWLQEFAYKIEVGWWIFVLAGAGALFVAFLTVSFQSIKAALANPVKSLKTE comes from the coding sequence ATGCTGCAAAATTACTGGAAAATAACCGTTCGGACGTTGTTGAAAAACAAGGTCTATGCCCTAACCAACGTGCTGGGACTCAGTGTCGGTATGGCGGCCTGTGGCTTGATTGCGCTCTACATTTTTAATGAATGGCGGGTGGATCGGTTTCACGAAAAAGGTAACCGGATTTACCGGGTGGTGACCAATACCGTCTCCGCGGGCACAGCCGAACGCGCGTCCAATACCGTCGGTCGGCCGCTGGCCCGGGCCATTCGGCAGGAAGTGCCGGAGGTGGAAGCGGTCGTGCCGGTGCATTGGGCCAACTTTCCGATTAAGCACAACAACCGGTATTTCTTCGAGAAGGAATTATACGTCGGGCCGGATTTCCTGACCACCTTCACCTTCCCGATGCTGGAAGGCGACGCCAAAACCGCCCTGAGCGAACCGTATACGCTCGTGTTGACCGAAAGCACGGCCCGGAAGTATTTTGGTAGCGGACCGGTTGTGGGAAAGACGCTGATGTTGAACGATACCTTGCCGTTCCGGGTAACGGGCGTGATGGCCGAGCCGCAGCCGTCGCACCTTGATTTTCAGGTACTGCTTTCCTTGCCGACCTATTACGCCCAGGGCAATACCGTAGAGGGCGAATGGTTTACCTGGGATGAGTTCTGTTACGTGCTGCTGTCCGAAAATGCCGATCCTGCGCTGGCGGAGCGGAAAATTGCGGCTCTACCCATGAAGCACAACGGGCCTGAATACCGGGAAAACGGTATTCAGGTGACGCAGTCGCTGGAGCCCGTTTCCCGGATTTACCTGCATTCCACCGGTATTCCGGACCCAGGCGGGGCCAACCGAACCGCGGGCAGCGCCCAACAACTTCAATTGCTGGCGGCCATCGGGCTATTTCTGCTGGTGCTGGCCGGAATCAATTTCGTGAATCTGACCACGGCCCACCAGGGCGAGCGGGCGAAGGAAGTGGGCGTTCGGAAGGCCATCGGAGCCGGGTATACGGCTTTGGTGGGGCAGTTTTTGAGCGAGTCAATTCTGCTGGCCTTTCTGGCCGGTTTGCTGGCCGTCGTGATGATGCTCACGGCTTTGCCCTTTCTGAATGAACTAACCGGAAAACCCATTCCCGCAGCCCTTTTAACCCAACCGGCGACCCTGCTGATTGGCCTCGGCTTTTTGCTGCTGACGGGCCTGCTGGCGGGCTGGTATCCGGCTTTGCTGCTGGCCCGGTTCCGGCCGGTGGACACGATGAAAGGGCGGTTGGTGACAACCCGGGGGGCGGGGCTTCGGCGGGGGCTGGTGGTTTTTCAGTTTGGCATTTCGCTGATTCTTATCATCAGTACCATGGTGGTAATCCGGCAGTTGCGGTTTATGCAGGGCCAGAGCCTGGGCTTCGATAAAGAACGCGTGCTGACGGTCGAACTGCGCAAGTTGCCGCGGCTGGATTTTATTCAGAATTACGAAAGCCTGAAGCAGCAGGTGGCGGCTTTGCCCAACATCAAGTCCATCACGGGTGTGTCGGCTCTGCCGGGACGGGACGGCTGGTCCGGCCAGATTGTGTATCCGGAAGGCCGTCCGCACGGGCAAACGCTGTCGATGGAGGTCATTCCGGTGGATCATGATTACGTGAAAACCCTGGGGCTGACCGTCCGCAGCGGGCGCGATTATTCCCGGCAGTTTTCGACCGACGCCGGGCAGGCGGTATTGCTCAACGAAGCCGCCTGTCAGGCGATTGGCTGGAAAGCCGACGAAGCCGTCGGCAAGCGCATCCAGACGGCGGGCCTGTCCGACGGGCGCGTGATTGGCGTTCTGGCCGACTTCCATCAACACGGTTTGCGGGAAAAAATCAAGCCGGTGCTGACCTTCATTACGCCCGCTTACACGTACCGGTATCTGTCGCTCCGGCTGGGGGCGGGCGACGTACGCGCTTCCGTGGCGGAGGTTGAACGGTTTTGGCGCAAGCGTTTTCCGGGTTACGAATTTGATTACTACTTTCTGGATGAGGACTTTAACCGGCAATACAAAACCGAGCAGCAACTTTCCACGCTCGTTGGCATCTTTGCCGGCCTGGCCATTTTTATTGCCTGCCTGGGCTTATTCGCCCTGACGACATTTACCGCCGAAAAGCGGACGAAAGAAATCGGCATCCGCAAGGTGCTGGGTGCATCCGTCGCCAGCATTGTAACTTTGCTCTCGAAAGATTTCCTGAAACTGGTTTTTGTTTCAATCCTGATAGCCTCGCCGGTTGCCTGGTACGTGATGAGCCATTGGTTGCAGGAGTTTGCCTACAAAATTGAAGTCGGCTGGTGGATTTTTGTGCTCGCGGGGGCGGGCGCCCTTTTCGTTGCCTTCCTGACGGTCAGTTTTCAAAGCATCAAAGCCGCGCTGGCCAATCCCGTAAAGAGTTTAAAAACGGAGTAA
- a CDS encoding ABC transporter permease: MLQNYLKIAFRNLRRNKLFSLVNIVGLSLSMAVGIGMLINLKEGFETDHFHPFLDRTFRVLTDASTPEGRTRWATTPQPVAAPIRQMSMVEEVVQVRQGGSVRVLTDRGEIAVNTAFTEPSFFRVFGFSLATGNASTALQSPQTVLLSQRVASRLFGEQNAVGQTVLFDGLGRFAVAGIIQEPPLRTHLPVEAVFSLQAARSLEKAGRIPVLSDQWADYKTTATYALLKSADDAATFSQLVGRMGQKPNAADHQTALAFSAQPIEDITPWNPAIQNDRHAGMNWTGIRQSLFLIAALTLLAAFNYTSLSLARSLTRAKEVGIRKASGALGRQILGQFLTESTIIALFSLLVGLILWHTVVNSGWLPESEGQASWPDIQLLSWLLLYALLTGVVAGGVPAGLLSRLQPVQVLRNLQTVRLFQSVGFYRVLIVIQFAVTTMLMVFLVVLRDAGIHTSDQLRSVLPTNVVLLSLRGVPAETVKPQLEQLSQVRRVTATSQVAIYPATIPCTLQVAGTSPKAVFSKAIDENYVSVFGLTMQAGRNLPPNLSPTQEQYVLVNEQLARQLPGNKPETAVGQRIRIDSVDVQIAGVLAEPDAQLSPIPPTVYRYKPAQASLLALETEPGSESAVLEASRRIWQDRVPDRLPEVYQYDEKINEDFQKGLGTINLFFGFFCGLVMLVACLGILGISAYAVEVRIREIGIRRTLGASSGEVIWTLSKTFVKLLLWAGVFGLPAGWFCGKLLRDRMASGVDLGPVNLLVGFGLVVLVGGLTVLSQTARATRIKPADVLRGE, from the coding sequence ATGCTACAGAACTACCTCAAAATTGCCTTCCGCAACCTCCGGCGCAACAAGCTGTTTTCGCTCGTCAACATCGTTGGGCTATCGCTCAGCATGGCCGTCGGAATCGGTATGCTGATCAATCTGAAAGAGGGCTTCGAAACCGATCATTTTCACCCGTTCCTGGACCGTACCTTCCGGGTGCTGACCGACGCCAGCACGCCCGAGGGGCGGACGCGCTGGGCCACAACCCCGCAGCCCGTTGCGGCTCCGATCCGGCAGATGAGTATGGTCGAAGAGGTGGTGCAGGTGCGGCAGGGCGGGAGCGTCCGTGTGCTGACGGATCGGGGTGAAATAGCGGTTAATACGGCTTTCACCGAACCTTCCTTTTTTCGGGTTTTCGGTTTTTCGCTGGCAACGGGCAATGCCAGTACGGCTTTACAATCCCCGCAGACGGTTTTACTGAGTCAGCGCGTGGCATCCCGGCTTTTCGGGGAACAGAACGCGGTGGGGCAGACGGTGTTGTTTGATGGCTTGGGCCGTTTTGCGGTGGCCGGCATCATTCAGGAGCCACCCCTGCGCACGCACCTGCCCGTTGAAGCGGTTTTCTCGCTGCAAGCCGCCCGGAGCCTGGAGAAAGCGGGCCGGATCCCGGTGCTGTCGGATCAGTGGGCGGATTACAAAACCACGGCTACGTACGCCCTGCTCAAATCCGCCGATGATGCGGCAACGTTCAGCCAGTTGGTGGGTCGGATGGGGCAAAAACCCAACGCTGCGGACCACCAGACGGCGCTGGCTTTTTCGGCGCAGCCCATTGAAGACATTACGCCCTGGAACCCGGCCATTCAGAATGACCGGCACGCGGGCATGAACTGGACCGGTATTCGTCAGAGTTTGTTTTTGATTGCCGCCCTGACCCTGCTGGCGGCTTTTAATTATACGAGCCTTTCGCTGGCGCGTTCACTCACCCGGGCCAAAGAAGTTGGCATTCGAAAAGCCAGCGGGGCGCTGGGAAGACAGATTTTGGGCCAGTTCCTGACCGAATCGACGATCATCGCGTTGTTTTCGCTGCTGGTTGGATTAATCCTCTGGCACACGGTGGTCAACTCCGGCTGGTTGCCCGAATCCGAAGGGCAGGCGTCCTGGCCGGACATTCAGCTACTGAGCTGGCTGTTGCTGTATGCACTGCTGACGGGTGTGGTCGCCGGGGGTGTTCCGGCGGGCTTGCTGTCCCGGTTGCAGCCCGTCCAGGTGCTGCGGAATCTGCAAACGGTTCGGCTGTTCCAGAGTGTTGGTTTTTACCGGGTTCTGATCGTCATTCAGTTTGCCGTTACAACCATGCTGATGGTTTTTCTGGTGGTTCTGCGCGATGCCGGTATTCATACCAGCGACCAGCTCCGGAGCGTATTGCCCACAAATGTCGTGCTTTTGTCGCTGCGGGGAGTACCGGCAGAAACGGTTAAACCGCAGTTGGAGCAACTCAGTCAGGTTCGGCGCGTTACGGCCACGAGCCAGGTGGCCATTTACCCGGCCACCATTCCCTGTACGTTGCAGGTAGCCGGAACGTCGCCAAAGGCCGTGTTTTCCAAAGCCATTGATGAAAACTACGTTTCTGTTTTTGGGCTGACGATGCAGGCGGGTCGCAACCTGCCGCCGAATCTGTCGCCCACGCAGGAGCAATACGTGCTGGTGAACGAGCAACTGGCGCGTCAACTGCCCGGCAACAAACCCGAAACCGCCGTTGGGCAGCGCATTCGGATCGACTCCGTCGATGTGCAGATTGCGGGCGTGCTGGCCGAGCCCGACGCTCAGTTGTCGCCCATTCCGCCCACGGTTTATCGGTACAAACCCGCTCAGGCTTCGTTGCTGGCTCTGGAAACCGAACCCGGTAGCGAGTCCGCGGTTCTGGAAGCCAGCCGCCGGATCTGGCAGGACCGCGTACCCGACCGCCTGCCCGAAGTCTACCAGTATGATGAAAAAATCAACGAGGATTTTCAGAAAGGACTCGGGACGATAAATCTGTTTTTCGGCTTCTTCTGCGGACTGGTTATGCTGGTGGCCTGTCTGGGCATTCTGGGCATCTCGGCTTACGCGGTGGAAGTACGAATCCGCGAGATCGGTATTCGTCGGACGCTGGGTGCGAGTTCCGGGGAGGTGATCTGGACGCTCTCAAAAACGTTTGTTAAACTGCTGTTGTGGGCGGGCGTTTTTGGGCTACCGGCGGGCTGGTTCTGCGGAAAACTGCTGCGCGACCGGATGGCTTCCGGGGTTGACCTGGGGCCGGTCAATTTGCTGGTCGGGTTTGGCCTGGTGGTGCTGGTGGGCGGGTTGACCGTCCTCTCGCAAACTGCAAGGGCTACCCGGATAAAACCAGCGGATGTGTTGCGGGGCGAATAA